In a single window of the Deltaproteobacteria bacterium HGW-Deltaproteobacteria-4 genome:
- a CDS encoding multidrug ABC transporter substrate-binding protein — translation MTAWSVVIKQLRLTLRVTLMAFFALRAYRLRSAFVIAAIALGIASLTIIVASIDGAERKADEIMDMFGPDAAFVIGGDPGSRAVGWRGLTLTYNDVQRIRAELPGAYLSVPMRAKSNITLRYGDQSVEVPTLVGSTEGYADVWNWPLAEGRDFSAEDVDSGAKVVLLANGPKEALFGQRSALGATVYVNDLPARVIGELRYRGMASMGGSIDDRLIIPITTLTQRFNMDRKYVRALRVKFSDPENMAFHRENLRSLLRHLHNLQEGENDDFSVLTADEILKFISMFKGGLVAFLGVTAAVAILVGGFVLANLFYLSVTERRVEIGLKKAIGAKNQAILLQFLVEAVVLTMIGALFGMLLGMGMGQLLARLGILEILFSWKIFFISLTASGAIGIIFGLKPAREAAGLAPVEALKGV, via the coding sequence ATGACGGCCTGGTCTGTCGTGATTAAACAGCTGCGACTTACCCTCCGGGTGACTTTGATGGCCTTCTTTGCTCTGCGGGCCTACCGTTTGCGCAGCGCCTTCGTCATTGCCGCGATTGCCCTGGGTATTGCCTCGTTGACGATTATTGTCGCCTCCATCGACGGCGCCGAGCGCAAAGCCGATGAGATTATGGATATGTTCGGGCCTGACGCCGCCTTTGTCATCGGCGGTGATCCCGGCAGTCGCGCCGTCGGCTGGCGCGGCTTGACCCTCACCTACAATGACGTGCAACGGATTCGCGCTGAACTCCCCGGCGCGTATCTCTCGGTGCCGATGCGTGCCAAGTCGAATATTACCCTGCGCTACGGCGATCAAAGTGTCGAAGTGCCGACGCTGGTCGGTTCGACGGAAGGGTATGCTGATGTCTGGAACTGGCCGTTGGCGGAAGGCCGCGACTTCAGCGCCGAGGATGTCGATAGCGGTGCCAAAGTGGTCCTTCTCGCCAATGGTCCGAAAGAGGCGCTCTTTGGCCAGCGGTCCGCTTTGGGGGCCACGGTATACGTCAATGATCTGCCGGCCCGGGTGATTGGCGAACTCCGTTATCGGGGGATGGCAAGCATGGGGGGCTCGATCGATGACCGGCTGATTATCCCGATTACGACTCTGACGCAACGCTTCAACATGGACCGCAAGTATGTCCGGGCGCTGCGGGTCAAGTTCAGTGACCCGGAGAATATGGCCTTTCACCGGGAAAACCTGCGTTCTTTGTTGCGCCATCTGCACAACCTGCAAGAGGGGGAGAACGACGATTTCAGCGTCCTCACCGCTGACGAAATTCTCAAATTTATCAGTATGTTCAAAGGCGGACTAGTCGCTTTTCTTGGCGTCACTGCCGCCGTTGCTATCCTCGTCGGCGGCTTTGTCCTTGCCAACCTCTTTTATCTCTCGGTGACTGAGCGCCGCGTCGAAATCGGCCTCAAGAAAGCCATCGGCGCCAAAAATCAAGCGATCCTGTTGCAATTTCTTGTTGAAGCGGTGGTCTTGACCATGATCGGCGCGCTCTTCGGCATGCTCCTCGGCATGGGGATGGGGCAGCTCCTCGCCCGCCTCGGCATTCTCGAAATCCTCTTTTCCTGGAAGATTTTCTTCATCTCTCTGACCGCTTCCGGCGCCATCGGCATCATCTTTGGGCTGAAACCGGCGAGGGAAGCGGCCGGCTTGGCGCCGGTCGAAGCCTTGAAGGGGGTCTAA
- a CDS encoding cold-shock protein, with product MAEGTVKWFNDAKGFGFIQQDNGPDVFVHFSEIQGNGFKSLAEGDRVTFEVGQGQKGPQASKVNKI from the coding sequence ATGGCAGAAGGTACAGTCAAATGGTTTAACGACGCCAAAGGGTTCGGATTCATTCAGCAGGACAATGGTCCGGACGTCTTTGTTCACTTCTCTGAGATTCAGGGTAACGGTTTCAAATCCCTTGCCGAGGGCGATCGTGTAACGTTCGAAGTCGGTCAGGGCCAGAAAGGCCCCCAGGCCTCGAAAGTCAACAAGATTTAA
- a CDS encoding TIGR00266 family protein produces MAMDVVDYEIFGNEMQYVEVELDPGEAAIGEAGAMMYMQDGIEMDTVFGDGSQQGGFFGKVLGAGKRLLTGEGLFTTIFHNEGRGKRRVAFASPYPGKIIPVQLSAIGGTLICQKDSFLCAAKGVALGIAFQKKLGVGLFGGEGFIMQKLEGDGLAFVHAGGTLKELVLAPGESLRVDTGCVVAFQPTIDFDIKYVGKVKSAIFGGEGLFFATLTGPGKIWLQSLPLSRLANRIILSAPAAGGRSVGQGSVLGAGILGGILGGSDD; encoded by the coding sequence ATGGCGATGGATGTTGTGGACTACGAAATTTTCGGTAATGAGATGCAGTACGTCGAAGTCGAGCTCGATCCGGGCGAGGCGGCCATCGGCGAAGCCGGGGCGATGATGTATATGCAGGATGGTATCGAGATGGATACCGTCTTCGGTGACGGCTCGCAGCAGGGGGGCTTCTTCGGTAAAGTCCTCGGCGCCGGCAAGCGCCTCCTCACCGGTGAGGGGCTCTTCACCACCATCTTCCACAATGAAGGGCGCGGCAAGCGTCGCGTCGCTTTCGCCTCCCCCTACCCGGGCAAAATCATCCCGGTGCAGCTCTCCGCCATCGGTGGCACGCTCATCTGCCAAAAAGATTCCTTCCTGTGCGCCGCTAAAGGCGTTGCCTTGGGGATCGCTTTCCAGAAAAAGCTCGGCGTCGGCCTCTTCGGCGGCGAAGGGTTTATCATGCAGAAGCTCGAAGGGGACGGCCTCGCCTTTGTTCACGCCGGCGGCACCCTGAAAGAGTTGGTCCTCGCCCCCGGCGAATCGCTGCGCGTCGATACCGGTTGTGTCGTCGCCTTTCAACCGACAATCGATTTCGATATCAAGTATGTCGGAAAAGTGAAGTCGGCCATCTTCGGTGGCGAGGGCCTCTTCTTTGCCACCCTCACCGGCCCCGGAAAGATCTGGCTGCAATCCCTCCCCCTTTCCCGTCTCGCCAACCGGATCATCCTCTCGGCCCCGGCAGCCGGCGGTCGTTCAGTCGGCCAGGGCTCCGTCCTCGGGGCCGGCATCCTCGGCGGCATCCTCGGCGGCAGCGACGATTGA
- a CDS encoding macrolide ABC transporter ATP-binding protein, giving the protein MSSALIDLHRITKSYRQGDLPIDVLKGIDLQIAAGEFVALLGPSGSGKSTLMHILGLLDRPTSGAYFLDGADVAGLDDDQLSALRNRKIGFVFQTFYLIPYLTALENVVLPGLYGQEGGATIRRRAKEILQQVGLADRMDFRPSQLSGGQQQRVAIARALLNDPAVLLADEPTGQLDSTTSQEIMELITQINRQGRTVILVTHDIATAACAQRRIELNDGLVCRD; this is encoded by the coding sequence GTGAGCAGCGCCTTGATCGATCTGCATCGCATCACCAAGAGTTACCGTCAGGGTGACCTGCCGATCGATGTCCTCAAAGGGATCGACCTGCAGATTGCGGCCGGTGAATTTGTCGCCCTTCTTGGTCCCTCGGGCTCAGGGAAATCGACGCTGATGCATATCCTCGGGCTCCTTGACCGGCCGACATCCGGGGCCTATTTCCTTGACGGCGCCGATGTAGCCGGGCTCGATGACGACCAACTGAGTGCCTTGCGCAATCGCAAGATCGGTTTTGTGTTTCAGACCTTTTATCTCATCCCTTATCTCACCGCTCTGGAGAATGTCGTTTTGCCCGGCCTCTACGGTCAGGAGGGCGGTGCAACAATTCGCCGCCGCGCCAAGGAGATTTTGCAGCAGGTCGGCCTCGCAGATCGTATGGACTTCCGGCCGAGTCAACTCTCCGGTGGCCAGCAGCAGCGGGTCGCCATCGCCCGCGCCCTCCTCAACGATCCGGCGGTCCTCCTCGCCGATGAACCGACCGGTCAGCTCGACTCCACTACCAGTCAGGAGATTATGGAGCTGATAACTCAAATCAATCGCCAGGGGCGAACGGTCATTCTAGTGACCCATGATATCGCCACCGCGGCTTGTGCGCAGAGACGGATTGAACTCAATGACGGCCTGGTCTGTCGTGATTAA
- a CDS encoding ABC transporter permease: MLFVLKIAIASLRIHRLRTILAIVGVLLGALCLTAVQHIGQAMYDKAEAETAKLGTNLFMARSGQLRFTPVGTSRARREATTFTIADAETLIQQLPMAKQGSPFATRSMPVRSGGTKVQSSIIGVWPIYAQVRDLQLANGRFFTVQEEEGSAKVCVLGSKVAERLFGSSAAALGEQVFFFRATARIIGILAPKGADIVGTDQDDQVLVPLSTYLRRFANQHWISGVYITLNHSEDEAAAKTAAEAILRQRHHLGEGERDDFFVMTARDTMKVQQQALDLVRTLGWISSGVSFAVGGLGILSIMVLLARTRRLEIGVRRAVGARRRDIIRQFVFESGLMAVTGGLLGVLGGLGLAALVAFFGKMPFHLDLALVTAVLGGSLSLGLLAGAYPAWEAAQVEVLEVLRGE, encoded by the coding sequence ATGCTCTTCGTCCTCAAAATCGCCATTGCCTCGCTGCGCATCCACCGCTTGCGTACCATCCTCGCCATCGTCGGCGTTCTCCTCGGTGCCCTTTGTTTAACTGCAGTGCAGCATATCGGTCAGGCGATGTATGACAAGGCCGAAGCGGAGACGGCCAAGCTCGGGACCAATCTCTTTATGGCGCGCTCCGGGCAGCTGCGCTTCACGCCGGTCGGTACCTCCCGGGCGCGGCGCGAAGCAACGACCTTCACCATCGCCGATGCCGAGACCTTGATTCAGCAGTTGCCGATGGCGAAGCAGGGCTCGCCTTTTGCCACCCGGTCGATGCCGGTCCGTTCCGGCGGCACCAAGGTGCAAAGTTCGATTATCGGCGTCTGGCCAATTTATGCACAGGTGCGGGATCTGCAGCTGGCAAACGGGCGCTTTTTCACTGTTCAGGAGGAAGAGGGTAGCGCTAAAGTCTGCGTTCTCGGCTCCAAAGTGGCGGAGCGCCTCTTCGGTTCCAGCGCTGCGGCTCTTGGCGAGCAGGTCTTCTTCTTCCGCGCCACCGCCCGGATCATCGGCATCCTTGCCCCGAAGGGTGCGGACATTGTCGGCACCGATCAGGATGATCAGGTTCTTGTCCCCCTTTCCACTTATCTGCGACGTTTTGCCAATCAGCACTGGATCAGCGGGGTTTATATCACCCTGAATCATTCGGAGGATGAAGCGGCGGCCAAGACAGCGGCTGAAGCGATTCTTCGGCAACGCCACCATCTTGGGGAAGGGGAGCGCGACGATTTTTTTGTGATGACGGCGCGTGACACCATGAAGGTGCAGCAGCAGGCCCTTGATCTGGTCCGTACCCTCGGCTGGATCAGTTCTGGAGTTTCGTTTGCCGTCGGTGGTCTCGGTATCCTCTCGATTATGGTCCTGCTGGCGCGAACTCGTCGTCTCGAAATCGGTGTGCGGCGTGCGGTCGGCGCCCGCCGGCGCGACATTATTCGCCAGTTTGTCTTTGAATCCGGCCTCATGGCTGTCACCGGCGGTCTTCTCGGCGTCCTTGGCGGCCTCGGTCTAGCCGCGCTTGTCGCCTTTTTCGGCAAGATGCCTTTCCATCTCGATCTCGCTTTGGTGACCGCTGTTTTAGGCGGCTCTCTCAGTCTCGGTTTGTTGGCCGGAGCGTATCCGGCCTGGGAGGCGGCGCAGGTAGAAGTCCTGGAGGTTCTACGCGGCGAGTAA
- a CDS encoding B12-binding domain-containing radical SAM protein gives MHLHLVTLHVKRSPQSVPLAAAFLQASIAAHFQPSSPIRVSTADCICGTAVETVLERIVEAKADIVGFSLYVWNRAEVSLYTQQLRVLFPRMILLGGGAEATADPAGIMAEAPFDFLIAGEGEGTLPELLHRLQHGLALDDLPGLFRRQDGRVVHTPPPPPLSLDHLPSPWLAGQLDAYIPDGVLWQLARGCSFACEFCFDGMGTRTVRRFPLEQVAAELDYLVRHGVRQVFVLDSTFNQDLKRAKLILQMIRKQALGVHFHFEIRYEFLDPELAQLFASISCSLQIGLQSASPQILGMVGRSFDPKEFSRKIALLNHAGVTFGFDLIYGLPGDSLPEFCKSLDFALGQYPNQLDIFPLAILPGTPLAGKSGELQLQYLPHPPYTILATPTFSARDLGGARRLAQACDIFYSRGKAVAWFNSIAAGLKLSPSVLLLAFADWVLAEIGHDPKPEEQADETIWSWQRRFLSEIFPRQNVAKLLPMALDLVDYNYYHAAIVQSPPPRSPKARELAKIDALRTPLRRSDSARFATFHYDIEELLQLGAPQLTAAVPMLKAVGSFAVLYSGDGAVCTEVLPQMYFQLLMELNGNRPAEKLAATLGISSNEARKFLKIALQEGIVAAAPGREIPALKKN, from the coding sequence ATGCATCTTCATCTTGTCACTCTTCATGTCAAGCGTTCTCCGCAGTCCGTCCCTCTCGCTGCCGCCTTTCTTCAAGCCAGCATTGCCGCCCATTTTCAGCCTTCATCCCCGATCAGAGTCAGCACTGCGGATTGCATCTGTGGCACTGCTGTCGAGACGGTATTGGAAAGGATTGTCGAAGCAAAGGCCGATATCGTTGGCTTTAGTCTTTACGTCTGGAACCGTGCCGAGGTCTCCCTTTACACGCAGCAACTGCGGGTGCTTTTCCCGAGGATGATCCTCCTTGGCGGTGGGGCAGAGGCGACCGCCGATCCCGCAGGGATCATGGCGGAGGCGCCCTTTGACTTCCTGATTGCCGGCGAAGGGGAAGGGACGCTGCCGGAACTTTTGCACCGACTCCAACACGGCTTGGCGCTGGACGATCTGCCCGGGCTTTTTCGCCGTCAGGACGGGAGAGTTGTGCATACACCCCCTCCTCCACCCCTCTCCCTCGACCATCTCCCCTCCCCCTGGCTTGCCGGACAGCTTGATGCTTATATCCCCGACGGGGTTCTTTGGCAGTTAGCGCGCGGTTGCTCTTTTGCTTGTGAATTCTGCTTCGATGGCATGGGAACGCGGACAGTGCGGCGCTTCCCCCTGGAGCAGGTTGCAGCGGAACTCGATTATCTCGTGCGCCATGGCGTCCGTCAGGTTTTCGTCCTCGACTCCACCTTTAATCAGGATCTCAAGCGGGCAAAGCTCATCCTGCAAATGATCCGGAAGCAAGCGCTTGGCGTACACTTTCACTTTGAGATCCGTTATGAATTTCTTGATCCCGAACTGGCCCAACTCTTTGCGTCGATTTCGTGCTCTTTGCAGATCGGTCTGCAGTCAGCATCGCCGCAGATTCTCGGCATGGTCGGCCGCAGCTTCGACCCCAAAGAATTCAGCCGCAAAATCGCACTGCTGAACCACGCCGGCGTCACTTTCGGTTTCGATTTAATTTATGGACTCCCCGGCGACTCGCTGCCGGAGTTCTGCAAGAGTCTCGACTTTGCTCTCGGACAATATCCCAATCAGCTCGACATCTTTCCATTAGCGATCCTCCCCGGTACCCCCCTGGCGGGCAAAAGCGGAGAGTTGCAGCTGCAGTACCTGCCACATCCCCCCTACACCATCCTGGCTACGCCGACCTTTTCCGCCCGGGATCTGGGCGGCGCCCGCCGCCTCGCCCAGGCCTGCGACATCTTCTACAGTCGGGGCAAGGCAGTGGCATGGTTTAACTCCATCGCTGCCGGACTAAAGCTCTCCCCTTCCGTCCTCCTCCTCGCCTTTGCCGACTGGGTTCTGGCGGAGATTGGCCATGACCCTAAACCTGAGGAGCAGGCCGATGAAACGATCTGGTCATGGCAGCGGCGCTTTCTCAGTGAGATCTTTCCGCGTCAGAACGTCGCAAAATTACTGCCGATGGCCCTCGACCTCGTCGATTACAACTATTATCATGCAGCAATTGTCCAGTCTCCGCCTCCCCGGAGCCCTAAAGCCAGGGAACTGGCGAAGATCGACGCGTTGCGCACCCCTTTGCGGCGGAGTGACTCCGCCCGCTTCGCGACCTTTCACTATGACATCGAGGAACTTTTGCAGCTCGGTGCGCCACAGCTCACCGCGGCCGTCCCCATGCTCAAAGCGGTGGGTTCTTTTGCCGTCCTGTATTCCGGAGACGGTGCAGTCTGCACGGAAGTTCTCCCGCAAATGTATTTCCAGTTACTGATGGAGCTGAATGGAAATCGGCCGGCAGAAAAGCTGGCCGCCACGCTGGGAATCAGCAGCAACGAGGCCCGGAAATTTTTAAAGATTGCCCTGCAAGAAGGGATCGTCGCTGCCGCACCCGGGCGAGAAATCCCTGCTTTGAAAAAAAATTGA
- a CDS encoding efflux transporter periplasmic adaptor subunit: MSKRTKVVMVLILLLLIGGGLWWKKSQKSPEVKILASVEVKRGPIRKVLEETGIVKAQVGAIVKIGARSTGSVERMLVRVGDPVKKGQVVATIDSRELRAQLAETEAQIAEAEARAAYTRSNVERLAALYDGKFISKDEMEGARQNAEVAARQVAARLAARDSLRVRLSYTEVKSPINGVVSQIAAQEGEMIVAGLQVANLVTVIDPTRLEMWTYVDETDIGQVAPGMTVEFRVDSWPGRIFNGKIRTIQPQPEVRDNIVYYQAIVDVAAKDALELRPEMTTQAQVVVQTKDDVLLIPNNALKWVEDQQVVFVQGADGAIRRVSAELGLAGVKESEVLAGLQVGDKVATQVELSGEKIKNPEKKKGSK; this comes from the coding sequence ATGAGTAAAAGAACGAAAGTTGTGATGGTCCTGATCCTTCTTCTTCTGATTGGCGGTGGATTGTGGTGGAAAAAATCACAAAAGTCACCGGAAGTGAAGATTCTCGCCAGCGTTGAGGTCAAGCGCGGGCCGATCCGCAAGGTGCTGGAAGAGACCGGCATCGTCAAGGCCCAAGTCGGCGCGATCGTCAAGATCGGCGCCCGCAGCACCGGCAGCGTCGAACGGATGCTGGTGCGTGTTGGTGATCCGGTCAAAAAAGGGCAGGTAGTGGCGACCATCGACAGTCGCGAACTGCGAGCCCAACTGGCCGAGACCGAAGCCCAGATCGCAGAAGCCGAGGCCCGGGCAGCCTACACCCGGAGCAATGTTGAGCGCCTGGCGGCCCTGTATGATGGAAAATTCATCTCTAAAGACGAAATGGAGGGGGCGCGCCAGAATGCCGAGGTTGCCGCCAGGCAAGTGGCGGCGCGCCTTGCCGCCCGTGATTCTCTGCGCGTCCGACTGTCCTACACCGAAGTCAAAAGTCCGATTAACGGTGTGGTCAGTCAGATCGCCGCACAGGAAGGGGAGATGATCGTTGCCGGATTGCAGGTGGCGAATCTCGTCACCGTCATCGATCCGACGCGACTGGAGATGTGGACTTATGTCGATGAAACCGATATCGGTCAGGTGGCTCCGGGGATGACGGTCGAATTCCGCGTCGATTCCTGGCCGGGGCGCATCTTCAACGGCAAAATTCGCACGATACAACCGCAACCGGAAGTGCGCGACAACATCGTTTATTATCAGGCGATTGTCGATGTCGCGGCAAAGGATGCCCTGGAGCTGCGTCCGGAGATGACGACGCAGGCGCAGGTAGTGGTCCAGACCAAGGACGATGTTTTGCTCATCCCCAACAATGCGTTGAAATGGGTGGAAGATCAGCAGGTGGTCTTTGTCCAGGGGGCCGATGGTGCGATCCGCCGTGTCAGCGCCGAACTGGGATTGGCCGGGGTCAAGGAGAGTGAAGTCTTGGCCGGTCTGCAGGTTGGCGACAAGGTCGCCACCCAGGTGGAACTCAGCGGTGAAAAAATCAAGAATCCAGAAAAGAAGAAGGGGTCGAAGTGA